One Mesorhizobium sp. L-2-11 genomic region harbors:
- a CDS encoding ABC transporter ATP-binding protein, with protein MTSAVSFQKVSRHFGSVRAVDMVDLEIVPGEFFAMLGPSGSGKTTCLRLIAGFEQPTSGSISIFGERAEGVPPYRRNVNTVFQDYALFPHLNVIDNVAYGLMVKGVGKLERRKAAEEALSLVRLPGYGARRPSQLSGGQRQRVALARALVNQPKVLLLDEPLGALDLKLRENIQEELKSLQKALGITFVFVTHDQGEALSMADRVAVFNDGKVMQIGTPEDIYQRPKTRFVADFVGSSNVLPPDFVQRYSGQHRWGSLRPESIRIGRAAKGDGVAARLVSTNYLGATTRLALDADGLRLHAIVPAGATLPREGEALVLTFNREHLHLMDEPG; from the coding sequence ATGACATCAGCCGTTTCCTTCCAAAAAGTCTCGCGCCATTTCGGCAGCGTGCGCGCCGTCGACATGGTCGATCTCGAGATCGTGCCGGGCGAGTTCTTCGCCATGCTTGGACCTTCGGGTTCCGGCAAGACGACCTGCCTGCGGCTGATCGCCGGCTTCGAGCAGCCGACATCGGGCTCGATCTCCATTTTCGGCGAACGCGCCGAAGGCGTTCCGCCCTATCGCCGCAACGTCAACACCGTGTTTCAGGACTACGCGCTGTTTCCGCATCTCAACGTGATCGACAACGTCGCCTACGGGCTGATGGTCAAGGGCGTCGGCAAGCTGGAGCGGCGGAAGGCGGCGGAGGAAGCATTGTCGCTGGTCCGGCTTCCCGGCTACGGCGCCCGCCGCCCGAGCCAGCTTTCCGGCGGCCAGCGCCAGCGCGTCGCGCTCGCCCGCGCGCTGGTCAACCAGCCGAAGGTGCTTCTGCTCGACGAGCCGCTTGGCGCGCTCGACCTCAAGCTGCGCGAGAACATACAGGAGGAGCTCAAGTCGCTGCAGAAGGCGCTCGGCATCACCTTCGTCTTCGTCACCCACGACCAGGGCGAGGCCCTTTCGATGGCCGACCGCGTCGCCGTCTTCAACGACGGCAAGGTCATGCAGATCGGCACGCCGGAGGACATCTACCAGCGGCCGAAGACGCGCTTCGTCGCCGATTTCGTCGGCTCGTCCAATGTGCTGCCGCCGGATTTTGTCCAGCGCTATTCCGGCCAGCATCGCTGGGGCAGCCTGCGCCCTGAGTCCATTCGCATCGGCCGTGCCGCCAAGGGCGACGGCGTTGCCGCTCGTCTCGTCTCGACCAATTATCTCGGCGCCACGACCAGACTGGCGCTCGATGCCGACGGGTTGAGATTGCATGCGATCGTGCCGGCCGGTGCGACATTGCCCAGGGAAGGCGAGGCGCTCGTGCTCACCTTCAACCGCGAGCATTTGCATCTGATGGACGAGCCGGGATGA
- a CDS encoding ABC transporter substrate-binding protein, with translation MNSFLKSCTALTVALAFSGQAIAQVKELGKGEGQVNIVAWPGYIERGETDKNYDWVTSFEKNTGCKVNIKTANTSDEMVALMNEGGFDLVTASGDASLRLVAGKRVQPINTDLIPSWNTVDDRLRDAPWFTVGGVHYGVPYQWGPNVLMYNTEVFKEAPKSWNVVFEEMSLPDGKSNKGRVQAYDGPIHIADAANYLMSHKPELGIKDPYELTEDQYKAALDLLRVQRTLVGRYWHDAAIQVDDFQNEGVVASGSWPYQVNTLVAAKKPVASTIPQEGVTGWADTTMLAADAAHPNCAYMWMEHSLSPKVQGDVSAWFGSLPVVPAACKGNELLGDEGCKTNGYDNFEKIKFWKTPVSKCATQDQCVPYYRWVSDYIGVIGGR, from the coding sequence ATGAACTCATTCCTGAAGTCGTGCACTGCATTGACGGTCGCGCTGGCCTTCTCCGGCCAGGCGATCGCCCAGGTTAAGGAACTCGGCAAGGGCGAAGGCCAGGTCAACATTGTCGCCTGGCCCGGCTACATCGAACGCGGCGAAACCGACAAGAACTATGATTGGGTCACGTCTTTCGAGAAGAACACAGGCTGCAAGGTCAATATCAAGACCGCCAACACCTCCGACGAGATGGTCGCGCTGATGAACGAGGGCGGCTTCGACCTCGTTACCGCCTCGGGCGACGCTTCGCTGCGCCTCGTCGCCGGCAAGCGGGTCCAGCCGATCAACACCGATCTCATCCCGAGCTGGAACACGGTCGACGACCGGCTCAGGGATGCGCCGTGGTTCACGGTCGGCGGCGTCCACTATGGCGTTCCCTACCAGTGGGGACCGAATGTGCTGATGTACAACACCGAGGTGTTCAAGGAAGCGCCGAAGAGCTGGAACGTCGTCTTCGAGGAGATGTCCTTGCCCGACGGCAAGTCGAACAAGGGCCGCGTCCAGGCTTATGACGGGCCGATCCACATCGCCGATGCTGCCAACTATCTGATGTCTCACAAGCCGGAGCTCGGCATCAAGGATCCCTACGAGCTAACCGAAGATCAGTACAAGGCCGCCCTCGATCTGCTGCGCGTCCAGCGCACGCTGGTCGGACGCTACTGGCATGACGCCGCCATCCAGGTCGACGATTTCCAGAACGAAGGCGTCGTTGCCTCCGGTTCATGGCCCTATCAGGTCAACACGCTGGTTGCCGCCAAGAAGCCGGTCGCTTCGACCATTCCCCAGGAAGGCGTCACCGGCTGGGCCGACACGACCATGCTGGCAGCCGACGCAGCCCACCCGAACTGCGCCTATATGTGGATGGAGCACTCGCTGTCGCCGAAAGTGCAGGGCGATGTCTCCGCCTGGTTCGGTTCGCTGCCGGTGGTGCCGGCTGCCTGCAAGGGCAACGAATTGCTCGGCGACGAAGGCTGCAAGACCAACGGCTACGACAATTTCGAAAAGATCAAGTTCTGGAAGACGCCGGTGTCGAAATGCGCCACCCAGGACCAGTGCGTGCCTTACTATCGCTGGGTGTCGGACTATATCGGCGTCATCGGCGGACGGTGA
- a CDS encoding LysR substrate-binding domain-containing protein, with protein MAFTIRQLQFFIAVAEQGTVSGAAQNLSISQSSVTEAIKELEGDLGVELFERHPRGLNITHKGHQFLRHATKILADVSDARRAFSGEQAAAGGRLQLGVTSLVAGYVLSDLLARYRRAYPGVEISAIEDNGDYLEHLLIGGKLDIAVMVTSNLRDRTALQSEILEVSPYRLWLPLGHPLAGADIIGIGDIASEPLIMLTVDEIEENTGKLLAAIAAKPHVAFRTRSVEAVRSLVATGAGVALLPDLVYRPWSLEGDRIESRDISGSLPVVQVGTVWRRGSGLPQAARDFIGLAQSQRMVRQRPDKNGR; from the coding sequence ATGGCCTTCACCATCCGCCAATTGCAGTTCTTCATCGCCGTCGCCGAGCAAGGCACAGTGTCAGGCGCCGCCCAAAACCTGTCGATCTCGCAATCGTCGGTCACCGAGGCGATCAAGGAACTCGAAGGCGATCTCGGCGTCGAACTGTTCGAGCGCCATCCGCGCGGCCTCAACATCACCCACAAGGGCCACCAGTTCCTGCGCCACGCGACAAAGATCCTTGCCGATGTTTCCGATGCGCGCCGCGCCTTCTCCGGCGAGCAAGCGGCGGCTGGCGGCCGGCTGCAACTCGGCGTCACCTCGCTGGTCGCCGGCTATGTGCTGTCCGACCTCCTCGCCCGCTATCGCCGCGCCTATCCGGGCGTCGAGATCTCGGCCATCGAGGACAATGGCGACTACCTCGAACATCTGCTGATCGGCGGCAAGCTCGACATCGCCGTCATGGTCACCTCGAACCTGCGCGACCGCACCGCCCTGCAATCGGAAATTCTCGAAGTCTCACCCTATCGGCTATGGCTGCCGCTTGGCCATCCGCTGGCCGGCGCCGACATCATCGGTATTGGCGATATCGCCTCTGAGCCGCTGATCATGCTGACCGTCGACGAGATCGAAGAGAATACCGGAAAACTGCTGGCGGCGATCGCCGCAAAGCCGCATGTCGCCTTCCGCACCCGCTCGGTCGAAGCGGTGCGCAGCCTCGTCGCCACCGGCGCCGGCGTGGCGCTGCTGCCGGACCTCGTCTACCGGCCATGGTCGCTGGAAGGCGACCGCATCGAATCGCGCGATATTTCGGGCTCGTTGCCGGTTGTCCAGGTCGGCACGGTCTGGCGGCGCGGCTCCGGCCTGCCGCAGGCCGCGCGCGACTTCATCGGGCTTGCCCAGTCGCAGCGCATGGTTCGTCAGCGGCCGGACAAGAACGGCCGCTGA
- a CDS encoding RrF2 family transcriptional regulator, whose protein sequence is MKRNSRLSSTLHILVHMAEAQEHALTSEQLATFIHTNPVVVRRTIAGLRDAGIVTSSRGHGGGWQLGRAPEKISLAEISAALGETLLPFSTEPESPGCLVEQAVIAALDDFRVEAERLLAEKLSRITLADLAADFHRRYTLIGVTSHAV, encoded by the coding sequence ATGAAGCGAAACAGCAGACTGTCGTCGACCCTGCACATTCTGGTCCACATGGCCGAGGCGCAGGAGCACGCGCTGACCTCTGAGCAGCTCGCCACATTCATCCACACCAACCCTGTCGTCGTCCGTCGGACCATTGCCGGCTTGCGCGACGCCGGCATCGTCACCTCGTCGCGCGGACATGGCGGCGGCTGGCAGCTTGGCCGTGCGCCCGAGAAAATTTCGCTGGCCGAGATCAGCGCCGCGCTCGGAGAAACGCTGCTGCCGTTCAGCACCGAGCCGGAAAGCCCTGGCTGCCTTGTTGAACAAGCGGTGATAGCCGCGCTCGACGACTTTCGCGTCGAGGCCGAGAGGCTGCTGGCGGAAAAACTCAGCCGCATCACGCTTGCCGATCTCGCCGCCGATTTCCACCGCCGTTACACGTTGATTGGAGTGACCAGCCATGCAGTATGA
- a CDS encoding NAD(P)/FAD-dependent oxidoreductase codes for MQYDLIVVGGSFAGLSAALQAARAGRNVLVIDAGQPRNRFAEHSHGFLGQDGRAPGAILDDARRQLLAYPTARVLAGLADKAAAAGSGFEITTDRGETFGAARLVLATGVRDILPDVPGLAEHWGKSVLHCPYCHGYEVAGGPLGVLATGPMAVHQAQLIADWGDVTLFANGTLEPDAEQMLALEKRDVRFEPAGVAELEKNGSGGLIVRLEDGRRTGVKALFTAPRNTMASVLAEQLGCTLTEGLLGPVITVDDRQQTSVQGVYAAGDAARSMHNIAFAVSGGAFAGICAHQSLVFD; via the coding sequence ATGCAGTATGATCTGATTGTCGTCGGCGGCAGCTTTGCCGGCCTGTCTGCCGCCCTCCAGGCGGCACGGGCCGGGCGCAACGTCCTGGTGATCGACGCAGGCCAGCCGCGCAATCGTTTTGCCGAGCATTCACACGGGTTCCTGGGACAGGACGGGCGCGCGCCTGGCGCAATCCTGGATGACGCAAGACGGCAGCTGCTGGCCTATCCGACAGCCAGGGTCCTCGCCGGATTGGCTGACAAGGCCGCTGCCGCCGGTTCCGGCTTCGAGATCACGACGGATCGCGGCGAGACATTCGGCGCAGCGCGGCTGGTTCTTGCCACCGGCGTGCGCGATATCCTGCCGGATGTCCCCGGGCTTGCCGAGCATTGGGGAAAGAGCGTGCTGCATTGTCCTTATTGCCATGGCTACGAGGTCGCCGGCGGGCCGCTTGGCGTGCTGGCAACCGGCCCGATGGCGGTCCATCAAGCGCAATTGATCGCCGACTGGGGTGACGTCACTCTGTTCGCCAACGGTACGTTAGAGCCTGACGCGGAACAGATGCTTGCGCTGGAAAAGCGGGACGTGCGGTTCGAGCCGGCCGGCGTGGCCGAACTGGAAAAAAATGGTTCCGGCGGGCTGATCGTCAGGCTCGAAGACGGCCGAAGGACTGGCGTAAAGGCGCTGTTCACCGCACCGCGCAACACCATGGCCAGTGTGCTGGCCGAACAGCTTGGCTGCACCTTGACGGAGGGCCTCCTCGGCCCGGTGATCACCGTCGATGACCGACAGCAGACGAGCGTGCAGGGTGTCTATGCCGCGGGAGATGCGGCACGATCGATGCACAACATCGCCTTCGCCGTATCAGGTGGCGCCTTTGCGGGGATATGCGCCCACCAATCACTGGTTTTCGATTAG
- a CDS encoding DeoR/GlpR family DNA-binding transcription regulator: MPSKRHGEILRLLHEEGTVTIASLADRLGVSLETVRRDVKPLTSDGSILKMHGAVGLPSMAGEAPFERRMRENADAKRAIARMVAATIRDGEAIMLDTGTTTSFLARELLGHRRLTVVTNSSDIARTLATVNGNKVYMAGGELRSDSGAAFGVSAIAFVSRFSVSHAVISTGAVDAVTGVMDYDLDEAEFARMVLSRGQRSLVITDHTKFGRQGLVQVCGLDGFSELVTDRPPPRAIAAALEQAGARLSIAADESGT, encoded by the coding sequence ATGCCCTCGAAGCGGCATGGCGAAATCCTGCGTCTCCTCCATGAGGAAGGCACCGTCACCATCGCCAGCCTGGCCGACCGGCTGGGCGTCTCGCTGGAGACCGTGCGCCGCGACGTCAAGCCGCTGACCAGTGACGGTTCGATCCTGAAGATGCATGGCGCCGTCGGCCTGCCGTCGATGGCCGGCGAGGCGCCGTTCGAGCGGCGCATGCGCGAGAATGCCGATGCCAAGCGCGCCATCGCCCGCATGGTTGCCGCGACCATCCGCGACGGCGAAGCGATCATGCTCGACACCGGCACCACGACCTCGTTCCTGGCCCGCGAACTGCTCGGCCACCGGCGGTTGACGGTAGTCACCAACTCCTCGGACATCGCCCGCACGCTGGCCACCGTCAACGGCAACAAGGTCTATATGGCCGGCGGCGAACTGCGCAGCGATTCGGGCGCCGCCTTCGGCGTCTCGGCCATTGCATTCGTCAGCCGCTTTTCCGTCAGCCACGCTGTGATCTCCACCGGCGCGGTCGATGCCGTCACCGGCGTGATGGACTATGATCTGGACGAGGCGGAGTTCGCCCGCATGGTGCTGTCGCGCGGCCAGCGCTCGCTCGTCATCACCGACCACACCAAGTTCGGCCGCCAGGGGCTGGTCCAGGTCTGCGGCCTCGACGGCTTTTCCGAACTCGTCACCGATCGGCCGCCGCCGCGCGCCATCGCTGCAGCCCTTGAGCAAGCTGGCGCACGGCTCAGCATTGCCGCTGACGAAAGCGGCACCTAA
- a CDS encoding phosphotransferase family protein, with the protein MTAEDRIRALPCWTGSVEIAPLPGGLSNANYLVKDAAGRHVVRFGQDFPFHHVFREREVMTARAAHAAGFAPAVHHSEPGILVTEFLGAKTYVAEDVRANIDRVAALMRGFHREMPNHVSGAGFMFWVFHVIRDYARTLEEADSRMRSELPRLLTLADELERAQKLLPIVFGHNDLLPANILDDGHRLWLIDFEYAGFNTAMFDLAGVASNASMNDEESFTFLTSYFMKEPDEAIRRSHAAMQCASLLREAMWSMVSELYLDAPGIDYVAYTCENLTRLDAALENYRTKYGQKS; encoded by the coding sequence GTGACCGCCGAGGACCGCATCCGCGCCCTGCCCTGCTGGACCGGCAGCGTCGAGATCGCGCCGCTGCCGGGCGGCCTGAGCAACGCCAACTATCTGGTCAAGGACGCCGCCGGGCGGCATGTCGTGCGCTTTGGCCAGGACTTTCCATTCCATCACGTCTTCCGCGAGCGCGAGGTGATGACCGCGCGCGCGGCGCATGCCGCCGGCTTCGCGCCGGCAGTCCACCATTCCGAGCCCGGCATCCTGGTGACGGAATTTCTCGGCGCCAAGACCTATGTCGCCGAAGACGTCCGCGCCAATATCGACCGCGTCGCCGCCCTGATGCGCGGCTTCCATCGCGAGATGCCCAATCATGTCTCCGGCGCCGGCTTCATGTTCTGGGTGTTCCATGTCATCCGCGACTATGCGCGAACGCTGGAAGAAGCCGACAGCCGCATGCGAAGCGAGTTGCCGCGGCTGCTGACGCTTGCAGACGAGCTCGAACGGGCGCAGAAATTGCTGCCGATCGTCTTCGGTCATAATGACCTTCTGCCGGCTAACATTCTCGATGACGGGCACCGGCTGTGGCTTATCGATTTTGAATATGCCGGCTTCAACACGGCGATGTTCGATCTCGCCGGCGTCGCCTCGAACGCCAGCATGAACGACGAGGAGTCCTTCACCTTCCTGACCTCCTATTTCATGAAGGAGCCGGACGAGGCGATCCGCCGCTCGCATGCGGCCATGCAATGTGCATCGCTGCTGCGCGAGGCGATGTGGAGCATGGTTTCCGAACTTTATCTCGACGCGCCCGGCATCGACTACGTCGCCTATACCTGCGAAAACCTGACGCGGCTCGATGCCGCGCTGGAAAACTACAGAACAAAATACGGACAGAAATCATGA
- a CDS encoding GcvT family protein, with product MTLPAHAEIVVIGGGIIGCSTAYHLARDHKADVVLLEQGKLTSGSTWHAAGLVGQLRSSASITRLLKYSVDLYKGLEAETGLATGWKMTGCLRLATNADRWIEYKRLATTAKSFGMDMQLLSPAEVKAMWPLLETGDLVGASWLPTDGQASPSDITQSLAKGARMHGARLFEDVRVTGFDMNEGRITAVKTNRGDIACDKVVNCAGQWARQVGAQAGINVPLQPVKHQYIVTERIDGLATDAPTIRDPDRRIYFKEEVGGLVMGGYEPNPQAWSTDLPGGDVPDDWQFRLFDDDYDHFEQHMNQAITRVPALETVGIKQMINGPESFTPDGNFILGVAPECANMFVGAGFNAFGIAAGGGAGWALAQWAVDGEAPLDLWVVDIRRFSDLHRDRQWVRDRTLEAYGKHYTIGFPHEEYVTVRPRIVSPLYERLQKHRAVFGCKLGWERPNWFAPGGVEPKDIYSMGRQNWFAPVGDEHRHVREHVGIFDQSSFAKYEMTGADALKALDWICANDVAKPVGRLTYTQLLNTRGGIEADLTVARLGEDRFYVVTGTGFRTHDFSWIGDHVGNELDVTLTDVTEDFGTLSLMGPRARDVLAAVTDADVSNTAFPFGHVREISIAGHTVRALRVTYVGELGWELHVPIAATGEIFDALMAAGEKYSIRPVGYRALESLRLEKGYRAWGSDITPNDTPQEAGLGWSVKLRKNTDFLGRRALEEIGGAALKKRFAGFTVDDCEIVLLGRETILRNSEPVGYLTSGGYGYTVGKNIGYGYVRNADGVSDDFLTCGDYELVVAMQRTPAKIHLEPLYDPAGERVRA from the coding sequence ATGACATTGCCCGCCCACGCCGAGATCGTCGTCATCGGCGGCGGCATAATCGGCTGTTCGACGGCTTATCATCTGGCGCGTGACCACAAGGCCGATGTCGTGCTCCTGGAACAGGGCAAACTGACTTCGGGCTCGACATGGCATGCCGCGGGGCTGGTCGGTCAATTGCGGTCTTCGGCCTCGATCACCCGCCTGCTCAAATATTCGGTCGATCTCTATAAGGGGCTGGAAGCCGAAACCGGGCTCGCCACCGGCTGGAAGATGACCGGATGCCTCAGGCTCGCCACCAATGCCGACCGCTGGATCGAGTATAAGAGGCTGGCGACGACGGCGAAGAGCTTCGGCATGGATATGCAGTTGCTGTCACCGGCCGAGGTCAAGGCAATGTGGCCGCTGCTGGAAACCGGCGATCTCGTCGGCGCCAGTTGGCTGCCGACCGACGGCCAGGCAAGCCCTTCCGACATCACGCAGTCGCTGGCCAAAGGCGCGCGCATGCATGGCGCCAGACTATTCGAGGATGTCCGCGTCACCGGCTTCGACATGAACGAGGGCCGCATCACTGCGGTAAAGACCAACAGGGGCGATATCGCCTGCGACAAGGTGGTGAACTGTGCCGGGCAATGGGCGCGCCAGGTGGGGGCGCAGGCCGGCATCAACGTGCCGCTGCAGCCGGTGAAGCACCAGTACATCGTCACCGAGAGAATCGACGGGTTGGCGACCGATGCGCCGACGATCCGCGACCCCGACCGCCGCATCTATTTCAAGGAGGAGGTCGGCGGGCTGGTGATGGGCGGCTATGAGCCGAACCCGCAAGCCTGGTCGACCGACCTTCCCGGCGGCGATGTTCCTGATGACTGGCAGTTCCGGCTGTTCGACGACGATTACGATCATTTCGAGCAGCATATGAACCAGGCGATCACGCGGGTTCCGGCGCTCGAAACCGTCGGCATCAAGCAGATGATCAACGGGCCGGAGAGCTTCACGCCGGACGGCAATTTCATTCTCGGCGTGGCGCCCGAATGCGCCAACATGTTCGTCGGCGCCGGCTTCAACGCCTTCGGCATCGCGGCAGGCGGCGGCGCCGGCTGGGCTCTGGCGCAATGGGCGGTCGACGGCGAGGCGCCGCTCGACCTGTGGGTGGTCGATATCAGGCGCTTTTCCGACCTCCACCGCGACCGGCAATGGGTCCGCGACCGCACGCTGGAAGCCTATGGCAAGCACTACACGATCGGCTTCCCGCATGAGGAGTATGTCACGGTTCGGCCACGGATCGTGTCGCCGCTCTATGAACGGCTGCAAAAGCACCGCGCCGTGTTCGGCTGCAAACTCGGTTGGGAGCGGCCGAACTGGTTTGCGCCCGGAGGTGTCGAGCCGAAGGACATCTATTCGATGGGCCGGCAGAACTGGTTCGCGCCGGTCGGCGACGAGCACCGGCATGTGCGCGAACACGTCGGCATCTTCGACCAGTCGTCCTTCGCCAAATATGAAATGACCGGCGCGGACGCGCTGAAGGCGCTCGACTGGATCTGCGCCAACGACGTCGCCAAGCCGGTCGGCCGGCTGACCTACACGCAGCTTCTCAACACGCGCGGCGGCATCGAGGCCGACCTGACCGTGGCGCGGCTCGGCGAAGACCGATTCTACGTCGTCACCGGCACCGGCTTTAGGACGCATGACTTCTCGTGGATCGGCGACCATGTCGGCAACGAGCTCGACGTGACGCTCACCGATGTCACCGAGGATTTCGGCACGCTGTCGCTGATGGGGCCGCGCGCCCGCGACGTGCTGGCTGCGGTGACCGATGCGGACGTGTCGAACACCGCTTTCCCGTTCGGACATGTGCGGGAAATCTCCATCGCCGGCCACACAGTTCGAGCGCTGCGCGTCACCTATGTCGGCGAGCTCGGCTGGGAGCTGCATGTGCCGATCGCGGCGACGGGCGAAATCTTCGACGCGCTGATGGCGGCGGGCGAGAAATACAGCATCCGCCCGGTCGGCTACCGGGCGCTGGAATCGTTGCGGCTGGAAAAAGGCTACCGCGCCTGGGGCTCCGACATAACGCCCAACGACACGCCGCAGGAGGCCGGCCTCGGCTGGTCGGTGAAGCTTCGCAAGAATACCGATTTTCTCGGGCGGCGGGCGCTGGAAGAGATCGGCGGCGCAGCGTTGAAAAAACGCTTTGCCGGCTTCACCGTCGATGATTGCGAGATCGTGCTGCTCGGGCGCGAGACGATCCTGCGCAACAGCGAGCCGGTCGGCTACCTGACCAGCGGCGGCTATGGCTACACCGTCGGCAAGAACATCGGCTACGGCTATGTGCGCAACGCCGACGGCGTCAGCGACGATTTCCTCACCTGCGGCGACTACGAGCTGGTGGTCGCTATGCAGCGGACGCCGGCAAAAATCCATCTCGAGCCGCTTTACGACCCGGCCGGGGAAAGGGTCAGAGCCTAG
- a CDS encoding class I SAM-dependent DNA methyltransferase, with protein sequence MADRKNKGALAAAYAAKRPEEVAALYDSWSDTYDADMSAAGYRHPTICLALLARHLPRGAAPLLDAGAGTGLIGEWLKIAGYPQVEALDISEGMLAQAARKGVYSALHCLALGGPLPFADDAYAGIISAGVFTSGHVGAEGLDELIRICRPGGIIVLTVKNTLWDAGFAARIADLEAKGVVTRAEETSPYVSMPGEADIVPSRGVVLRVN encoded by the coding sequence ATGGCGGACAGGAAAAATAAGGGCGCGCTCGCCGCAGCCTATGCGGCGAAGCGGCCAGAGGAGGTGGCGGCGCTCTACGACAGCTGGTCGGACACCTACGACGCCGACATGTCGGCGGCCGGTTATCGCCACCCGACCATCTGCCTCGCTTTGCTTGCCCGCCATTTGCCGCGCGGCGCGGCACCGCTCCTCGATGCCGGCGCCGGCACCGGGCTCATCGGCGAGTGGCTGAAGATCGCGGGCTATCCGCAGGTCGAGGCGCTCGACATTTCGGAAGGCATGCTGGCCCAGGCAGCGCGAAAGGGCGTCTATTCGGCGCTTCACTGCCTGGCGCTCGGCGGGCCGCTGCCTTTCGCGGATGATGCCTATGCCGGCATCATATCGGCCGGCGTCTTCACCTCGGGCCATGTCGGCGCCGAGGGGCTGGACGAACTGATCCGCATCTGCCGGCCGGGCGGGATAATCGTGCTGACGGTCAAGAACACGCTGTGGGACGCCGGGTTTGCCGCGCGGATCGCCGATCTCGAGGCGAAGGGCGTCGTCACGCGCGCCGAGGAGACGTCGCCCTATGTCTCCATGCCGGGCGAGGCCGACATCGTGCCCAGCCGCGGGGTGGTTCTGCGCGTGAATTGA
- a CDS encoding phosphotransferase family protein — translation MGNEEARAALATIPALAGYEGPLERLGGLTNLVFRAGDACLRIPGKGTQEYINRANEAVAARAAAMAGVSPELLHVDGETGVMVTRFIAGAETMSPEKFRTRAGSPARAGKAFRRLHTSGAVFPFRFELFAMIDDYLKVLSTKDVALPAGYHDVVIEAETVRSALAAHPLPLVACHCDPLCENFLDAGDRMWIVDWEYSGMNDPLWDLGDLSVEGQFDTAQEEEMMGAYFGGEPTSAERGRIVTYKAMCDLLWTLWGLIQLANSNPADDFRAYADGRFSRCRALMETADFSRHLAAVRAG, via the coding sequence ATGGGGAACGAGGAAGCACGCGCGGCGCTTGCAACCATTCCGGCGCTGGCCGGCTACGAAGGACCGCTGGAGCGGCTCGGCGGCCTCACCAACCTCGTCTTCAGGGCTGGAGATGCCTGCCTGCGGATTCCCGGCAAGGGCACGCAGGAGTATATCAACCGCGCCAACGAGGCGGTGGCGGCGCGGGCGGCAGCGATGGCCGGCGTCAGCCCTGAGCTTCTGCATGTCGACGGCGAGACAGGCGTGATGGTGACGCGCTTCATCGCTGGCGCCGAGACGATGTCGCCGGAAAAATTCAGGACCCGGGCGGGCAGTCCGGCGCGTGCCGGCAAGGCCTTCCGCAGATTGCATACATCCGGCGCGGTGTTTCCCTTCCGCTTCGAGCTGTTTGCGATGATCGACGACTACCTGAAGGTGTTGTCGACCAAGGACGTCGCCCTGCCTGCCGGTTACCACGATGTCGTTATCGAGGCGGAAACCGTGCGCTCGGCGCTTGCCGCGCATCCCCTGCCTCTTGTCGCCTGCCACTGTGACCCGCTGTGCGAAAATTTCCTCGATGCGGGCGACAGGATGTGGATCGTCGACTGGGAGTATTCCGGCATGAACGACCCGCTTTGGGATCTCGGCGACCTCAGCGTCGAGGGACAATTTGATACGGCGCAGGAGGAAGAGATGATGGGCGCCTATTTCGGTGGCGAGCCAACCTCGGCGGAGCGCGGCCGCATCGTCACTTACAAGGCGATGTGCGATCTGTTGTGGACGCTGTGGGGGCTGATCCAGCTTGCCAACAGCAATCCGGCCGACGATTTCCGCGCCTATGCCGACGGTCGTTTTTCACGCTGCAGGGCGCTGATGGAGACGGCCGACTTCTCAAGGCATCTGGCGGCAGTGCGCGCGGGTTAA